A DNA window from Zingiber officinale cultivar Zhangliang chromosome 3A, Zo_v1.1, whole genome shotgun sequence contains the following coding sequences:
- the LOC122052456 gene encoding double-stranded RNA-binding protein 1-like isoform X1 has translation MHKSRLQELCQRRQWSLPEYATSHDGPAHNFRFSATVTVNGSSFHSPDLSRTCKEAQNKAALVAFEQLSDVVPQSPPVDLPPPPTPAPALPIDLGNQVSYKNQLQIYLQKQAKCLPTYTYVCHALQFKATVKVDEQTFESTSYCHTVKEAEHSAAKVALMSLFGDQQDDGIMYKNLLQELVQKEGLPMPEYNTTRYGESHVPTFSATVEIKGKLFQGDAAKTKRQAETNAAKIAYSYLYQSRSSRFSSHLSSILEEHMESEPAASTLVPIINTNSSKTGCIVDGAEDEHDHDHVQKQESGSEIKISEILQADLGHVKNQESASAITIKEILQDEHDPVEKQGHFSASKNGKQPLQDLPESGSSASSYSPDCSTRHNFTIAHSELPMAGSSRSMLCNRVQVYPRKADMVLPEGGTTLPFSDDSWVAVSLDF, from the exons ATGCACAAGAGCCGGCTCCAGGAGCTCTGCCAGCGCCGGCAATGGTCGCTTCCGGAGTACGCCACCTCACATGACGGCCCTGCCCACAATTTCCGCTTTAGCGCTACCGTCACCGTCAACGGCTCCTCGTTCCACTCCCCCGATCTCTCCCGGACCTGCAAGGAAGCTCAGAACAAGGCCGCGCTGGTCGCTTTCGAGCAGCTCTCTGACGTGGTCCCGCAGTCGCCGCCCGTGGACTTACCACCGCCTCCAACCCCTGCACCGGCCCTTCCTATAGATCTTG GCAATCAAGTTTCATACAAGAACCAACTTCAGATATATCTTCAGAAGCAAGCTAAATGTCTACCAACATATACCTATGTTTGTCATGCTCTTCAATTCAAAGCTACTGTTAAAGTTGATGAGCAAACTTTTGAGAGCACATCATATTGTCATACTGTTAAGGAAGCTGAACATTCTGCTGCAAAAGTTGCTTTGATGTCATTGTTTGGTGATCAGCAG gaTGATGGCATTATGTACAAGAATCTATTGCAGGAATTAGTACAAAAAGAAGGGTTGCCTATGCCAGAGTATAACACAACGAGATATGGTGAAAGTCATGTTCCTACTTTCTCTGCCACTGTTGAAATCAAAGGCAAATTATTTCAGGGAGATGCAGCGAAAACCAAGAGACAGGCAGAAACGAATGCTGCAAAGATCGCATATTCTTATCTTTACCAAA GTAGGTCAAGCAGATTTTCTTCCCATTTATCTTCAATATTGGAAGAGCATATGGAATCTGAACCTGCTGCTTCAACATTAGTGCCAATAATCAACACAAACTCTTCAAAGACAGGTTGTATTG ttgatggTGCAGAAGATGAACATGACCATGACCATGTACAGAagcaagaatctggaagtgaaatTAAAATTAGTGAAATCCTGCAAG CTGATCTTGGCCATGTCAAGAATCAAGAATCTGCAAGTGCCATTACAATTAAAGAAATTCTGCAAG ATGAGCATGATCCTGTGGAGAAGCAAGGGCATTTCAGTGCTAGTAAGAATGGAAAACAACCCCTACAAGATCTCCCTGAATCTGGCAGCTCAGCATCATCCTACAGTCCTGACTGCTCCACTCGTCATAACTTCACAATCGCACACAGTGAACTTCCCATGGCGGGAAGCAGTCGCTCAATGCTGTGCAATAGGGTCCAAGTTTATCCTCGCAAAGCTGACATGGTTTTGCCTGAAGGTGGAACCACTCTACCCTTCAGCGATGATAGCTGGGTCGCCGTCAGTTTGGACTTCTAA
- the LOC122052456 gene encoding double-stranded RNA-binding protein 1-like isoform X3, with translation MHKSRLQELCQRRQWSLPEYATSHDGPAHNFRFSATVTVNGSSFHSPDLSRTCKEAQNKAALVAFEQLSDVVPQSPPVDLPPPPTPAPALPIDLGNQVSYKNQLQIYLQKQAKCLPTYTYVCHALQFKATVKVDEQTFESTSYCHTVKEAEHSAAKVALMSLFGDQQDDGIMYKNLLQELVQKEGLPMPEYNTTRYGESHVPTFSATVEIKGKLFQGDAAKTKRQAETNAAKIAYSYLYQSRSSRFSSHLSSILEEHMESEPAASTLVPIINTNSSKTGCIEDEHDHDHVQKQESGSEIKISEILQADLGHVKNQESASAITIKEILQDEHDPVEKQGHFSASKNGKQPLQDLPESGSSASSYSPDCSTRHNFTIAHSELPMAGSSRSMLCNRVQVYPRKADMVLPEGGTTLPFSDDSWVAVSLDF, from the exons ATGCACAAGAGCCGGCTCCAGGAGCTCTGCCAGCGCCGGCAATGGTCGCTTCCGGAGTACGCCACCTCACATGACGGCCCTGCCCACAATTTCCGCTTTAGCGCTACCGTCACCGTCAACGGCTCCTCGTTCCACTCCCCCGATCTCTCCCGGACCTGCAAGGAAGCTCAGAACAAGGCCGCGCTGGTCGCTTTCGAGCAGCTCTCTGACGTGGTCCCGCAGTCGCCGCCCGTGGACTTACCACCGCCTCCAACCCCTGCACCGGCCCTTCCTATAGATCTTG GCAATCAAGTTTCATACAAGAACCAACTTCAGATATATCTTCAGAAGCAAGCTAAATGTCTACCAACATATACCTATGTTTGTCATGCTCTTCAATTCAAAGCTACTGTTAAAGTTGATGAGCAAACTTTTGAGAGCACATCATATTGTCATACTGTTAAGGAAGCTGAACATTCTGCTGCAAAAGTTGCTTTGATGTCATTGTTTGGTGATCAGCAG gaTGATGGCATTATGTACAAGAATCTATTGCAGGAATTAGTACAAAAAGAAGGGTTGCCTATGCCAGAGTATAACACAACGAGATATGGTGAAAGTCATGTTCCTACTTTCTCTGCCACTGTTGAAATCAAAGGCAAATTATTTCAGGGAGATGCAGCGAAAACCAAGAGACAGGCAGAAACGAATGCTGCAAAGATCGCATATTCTTATCTTTACCAAA GTAGGTCAAGCAGATTTTCTTCCCATTTATCTTCAATATTGGAAGAGCATATGGAATCTGAACCTGCTGCTTCAACATTAGTGCCAATAATCAACACAAACTCTTCAAAGACAGGTTGTATTG AAGATGAACATGACCATGACCATGTACAGAagcaagaatctggaagtgaaatTAAAATTAGTGAAATCCTGCAAG CTGATCTTGGCCATGTCAAGAATCAAGAATCTGCAAGTGCCATTACAATTAAAGAAATTCTGCAAG ATGAGCATGATCCTGTGGAGAAGCAAGGGCATTTCAGTGCTAGTAAGAATGGAAAACAACCCCTACAAGATCTCCCTGAATCTGGCAGCTCAGCATCATCCTACAGTCCTGACTGCTCCACTCGTCATAACTTCACAATCGCACACAGTGAACTTCCCATGGCGGGAAGCAGTCGCTCAATGCTGTGCAATAGGGTCCAAGTTTATCCTCGCAAAGCTGACATGGTTTTGCCTGAAGGTGGAACCACTCTACCCTTCAGCGATGATAGCTGGGTCGCCGTCAGTTTGGACTTCTAA
- the LOC122052456 gene encoding double-stranded RNA-binding protein 1-like isoform X4 has protein sequence MHKSRLQELCQRRQWSLPEYATSHDGPAHNFRFSATVTVNGSSFHSPDLSRTCKEAQNKAALVAFEQLSDVVPQSPPVDLPPPPTPAPALPIDLGNQVSYKNQLQIYLQKQAKCLPTYTYVCHALQFKATVKVDEQTFESTSYCHTVKEAEHSAAKVALMSLFGDQQDDGIMYKNLLQELVQKEGLPMPEYNTTRYGESHVPTFSATVEIKGKLFQGDAAKTKRQAETNAAKIAYSYLYQSRSSRFSSHLSSILEEHMESEPAASTLVPIINTNSSKTEDEHDHDHVQKQESGSEIKISEILQADLGHVKNQESASAITIKEILQDEHDPVEKQGHFSASKNGKQPLQDLPESGSSASSYSPDCSTRHNFTIAHSELPMAGSSRSMLCNRVQVYPRKADMVLPEGGTTLPFSDDSWVAVSLDF, from the exons ATGCACAAGAGCCGGCTCCAGGAGCTCTGCCAGCGCCGGCAATGGTCGCTTCCGGAGTACGCCACCTCACATGACGGCCCTGCCCACAATTTCCGCTTTAGCGCTACCGTCACCGTCAACGGCTCCTCGTTCCACTCCCCCGATCTCTCCCGGACCTGCAAGGAAGCTCAGAACAAGGCCGCGCTGGTCGCTTTCGAGCAGCTCTCTGACGTGGTCCCGCAGTCGCCGCCCGTGGACTTACCACCGCCTCCAACCCCTGCACCGGCCCTTCCTATAGATCTTG GCAATCAAGTTTCATACAAGAACCAACTTCAGATATATCTTCAGAAGCAAGCTAAATGTCTACCAACATATACCTATGTTTGTCATGCTCTTCAATTCAAAGCTACTGTTAAAGTTGATGAGCAAACTTTTGAGAGCACATCATATTGTCATACTGTTAAGGAAGCTGAACATTCTGCTGCAAAAGTTGCTTTGATGTCATTGTTTGGTGATCAGCAG gaTGATGGCATTATGTACAAGAATCTATTGCAGGAATTAGTACAAAAAGAAGGGTTGCCTATGCCAGAGTATAACACAACGAGATATGGTGAAAGTCATGTTCCTACTTTCTCTGCCACTGTTGAAATCAAAGGCAAATTATTTCAGGGAGATGCAGCGAAAACCAAGAGACAGGCAGAAACGAATGCTGCAAAGATCGCATATTCTTATCTTTACCAAA GTAGGTCAAGCAGATTTTCTTCCCATTTATCTTCAATATTGGAAGAGCATATGGAATCTGAACCTGCTGCTTCAACATTAGTGCCAATAATCAACACAAACTCTTCAAAGACAG AAGATGAACATGACCATGACCATGTACAGAagcaagaatctggaagtgaaatTAAAATTAGTGAAATCCTGCAAG CTGATCTTGGCCATGTCAAGAATCAAGAATCTGCAAGTGCCATTACAATTAAAGAAATTCTGCAAG ATGAGCATGATCCTGTGGAGAAGCAAGGGCATTTCAGTGCTAGTAAGAATGGAAAACAACCCCTACAAGATCTCCCTGAATCTGGCAGCTCAGCATCATCCTACAGTCCTGACTGCTCCACTCGTCATAACTTCACAATCGCACACAGTGAACTTCCCATGGCGGGAAGCAGTCGCTCAATGCTGTGCAATAGGGTCCAAGTTTATCCTCGCAAAGCTGACATGGTTTTGCCTGAAGGTGGAACCACTCTACCCTTCAGCGATGATAGCTGGGTCGCCGTCAGTTTGGACTTCTAA
- the LOC122052456 gene encoding double-stranded RNA-binding protein 1-like isoform X2, whose protein sequence is MHKSRLQELCQRRQWSLPEYATSHDGPAHNFRFSATVTVNGSSFHSPDLSRTCKEAQNKAALVAFEQLSDVVPQSPPVDLPPPPTPAPALPIDLGNQVSYKNQLQIYLQKQAKCLPTYTYVCHALQFKATVKVDEQTFESTSYCHTVKEAEHSAAKVALMSLFGDQQDDGIMYKNLLQELVQKEGLPMPEYNTTRYGESHVPTFSATVEIKGKLFQGDAAKTKRQAETNAAKIAYSYLYQSRSSRFSSHLSSILEEHMESEPAASTLVPIINTNSSKTVDGAEDEHDHDHVQKQESGSEIKISEILQADLGHVKNQESASAITIKEILQDEHDPVEKQGHFSASKNGKQPLQDLPESGSSASSYSPDCSTRHNFTIAHSELPMAGSSRSMLCNRVQVYPRKADMVLPEGGTTLPFSDDSWVAVSLDF, encoded by the exons ATGCACAAGAGCCGGCTCCAGGAGCTCTGCCAGCGCCGGCAATGGTCGCTTCCGGAGTACGCCACCTCACATGACGGCCCTGCCCACAATTTCCGCTTTAGCGCTACCGTCACCGTCAACGGCTCCTCGTTCCACTCCCCCGATCTCTCCCGGACCTGCAAGGAAGCTCAGAACAAGGCCGCGCTGGTCGCTTTCGAGCAGCTCTCTGACGTGGTCCCGCAGTCGCCGCCCGTGGACTTACCACCGCCTCCAACCCCTGCACCGGCCCTTCCTATAGATCTTG GCAATCAAGTTTCATACAAGAACCAACTTCAGATATATCTTCAGAAGCAAGCTAAATGTCTACCAACATATACCTATGTTTGTCATGCTCTTCAATTCAAAGCTACTGTTAAAGTTGATGAGCAAACTTTTGAGAGCACATCATATTGTCATACTGTTAAGGAAGCTGAACATTCTGCTGCAAAAGTTGCTTTGATGTCATTGTTTGGTGATCAGCAG gaTGATGGCATTATGTACAAGAATCTATTGCAGGAATTAGTACAAAAAGAAGGGTTGCCTATGCCAGAGTATAACACAACGAGATATGGTGAAAGTCATGTTCCTACTTTCTCTGCCACTGTTGAAATCAAAGGCAAATTATTTCAGGGAGATGCAGCGAAAACCAAGAGACAGGCAGAAACGAATGCTGCAAAGATCGCATATTCTTATCTTTACCAAA GTAGGTCAAGCAGATTTTCTTCCCATTTATCTTCAATATTGGAAGAGCATATGGAATCTGAACCTGCTGCTTCAACATTAGTGCCAATAATCAACACAAACTCTTCAAAGACAG ttgatggTGCAGAAGATGAACATGACCATGACCATGTACAGAagcaagaatctggaagtgaaatTAAAATTAGTGAAATCCTGCAAG CTGATCTTGGCCATGTCAAGAATCAAGAATCTGCAAGTGCCATTACAATTAAAGAAATTCTGCAAG ATGAGCATGATCCTGTGGAGAAGCAAGGGCATTTCAGTGCTAGTAAGAATGGAAAACAACCCCTACAAGATCTCCCTGAATCTGGCAGCTCAGCATCATCCTACAGTCCTGACTGCTCCACTCGTCATAACTTCACAATCGCACACAGTGAACTTCCCATGGCGGGAAGCAGTCGCTCAATGCTGTGCAATAGGGTCCAAGTTTATCCTCGCAAAGCTGACATGGTTTTGCCTGAAGGTGGAACCACTCTACCCTTCAGCGATGATAGCTGGGTCGCCGTCAGTTTGGACTTCTAA
- the LOC122052456 gene encoding double-stranded RNA-binding protein 1-like isoform X7 has translation MHKSRLQELCQRRQWSLPEYATSHDGPAHNFRFSATVTVNGSSFHSPDLSRTCKEAQNKAALVAFEQLSDVVPQSPPVDLPPPPTPAPALPIDLGNQVSYKNQLQIYLQKQAKCLPTYTYVCHALQFKATVKVDEQTFESTSYCHTVKEAEHSAAKVALMSLFGDQQDDGIMYKNLLQELVQKEGLPMPEYNTTRYGESHVPTFSATVEIKGKLFQGDAAKTKRQAETNAAKIAYSYLYQSRSSRFSSHLSSILEEHMESEPAASTLVPIINTNSSKTEDEHDHDHVQKQESGSEIKISEILQDEHDPVEKQGHFSASKNGKQPLQDLPESGSSASSYSPDCSTRHNFTIAHSELPMAGSSRSMLCNRVQVYPRKADMVLPEGGTTLPFSDDSWVAVSLDF, from the exons ATGCACAAGAGCCGGCTCCAGGAGCTCTGCCAGCGCCGGCAATGGTCGCTTCCGGAGTACGCCACCTCACATGACGGCCCTGCCCACAATTTCCGCTTTAGCGCTACCGTCACCGTCAACGGCTCCTCGTTCCACTCCCCCGATCTCTCCCGGACCTGCAAGGAAGCTCAGAACAAGGCCGCGCTGGTCGCTTTCGAGCAGCTCTCTGACGTGGTCCCGCAGTCGCCGCCCGTGGACTTACCACCGCCTCCAACCCCTGCACCGGCCCTTCCTATAGATCTTG GCAATCAAGTTTCATACAAGAACCAACTTCAGATATATCTTCAGAAGCAAGCTAAATGTCTACCAACATATACCTATGTTTGTCATGCTCTTCAATTCAAAGCTACTGTTAAAGTTGATGAGCAAACTTTTGAGAGCACATCATATTGTCATACTGTTAAGGAAGCTGAACATTCTGCTGCAAAAGTTGCTTTGATGTCATTGTTTGGTGATCAGCAG gaTGATGGCATTATGTACAAGAATCTATTGCAGGAATTAGTACAAAAAGAAGGGTTGCCTATGCCAGAGTATAACACAACGAGATATGGTGAAAGTCATGTTCCTACTTTCTCTGCCACTGTTGAAATCAAAGGCAAATTATTTCAGGGAGATGCAGCGAAAACCAAGAGACAGGCAGAAACGAATGCTGCAAAGATCGCATATTCTTATCTTTACCAAA GTAGGTCAAGCAGATTTTCTTCCCATTTATCTTCAATATTGGAAGAGCATATGGAATCTGAACCTGCTGCTTCAACATTAGTGCCAATAATCAACACAAACTCTTCAAAGACAG AAGATGAACATGACCATGACCATGTACAGAagcaagaatctggaagtgaaatTAAAATTAGTGAAATCCTGCAAG ATGAGCATGATCCTGTGGAGAAGCAAGGGCATTTCAGTGCTAGTAAGAATGGAAAACAACCCCTACAAGATCTCCCTGAATCTGGCAGCTCAGCATCATCCTACAGTCCTGACTGCTCCACTCGTCATAACTTCACAATCGCACACAGTGAACTTCCCATGGCGGGAAGCAGTCGCTCAATGCTGTGCAATAGGGTCCAAGTTTATCCTCGCAAAGCTGACATGGTTTTGCCTGAAGGTGGAACCACTCTACCCTTCAGCGATGATAGCTGGGTCGCCGTCAGTTTGGACTTCTAA
- the LOC122052456 gene encoding double-stranded RNA-binding protein 1-like isoform X5, with product MHKSRLQELCQRRQWSLPEYATSHDGPAHNFRFSATVTVNGSSFHSPDLSRTCKEAQNKAALVAFEQLSDVVPQSPPVDLPPPPTPAPALPIDLGNQVSYKNQLQIYLQKQAKCLPTYTYVCHALQFKATVKVDEQTFESTSYCHTVKEAEHSAAKVALMSLFGDQQDDGIMYKNLLQELVQKEGLPMPEYNTTRYGESHVPTFSATVEIKGKLFQGDAAKTKRQAETNAAKIAYSYLYQSRSSRFSSHLSSILEEHMESEPAASTLVPIINTNSSKTGCIVDGAEDEHDHDHVQKQESGSEIKISEILQDEHDPVEKQGHFSASKNGKQPLQDLPESGSSASSYSPDCSTRHNFTIAHSELPMAGSSRSMLCNRVQVYPRKADMVLPEGGTTLPFSDDSWVAVSLDF from the exons ATGCACAAGAGCCGGCTCCAGGAGCTCTGCCAGCGCCGGCAATGGTCGCTTCCGGAGTACGCCACCTCACATGACGGCCCTGCCCACAATTTCCGCTTTAGCGCTACCGTCACCGTCAACGGCTCCTCGTTCCACTCCCCCGATCTCTCCCGGACCTGCAAGGAAGCTCAGAACAAGGCCGCGCTGGTCGCTTTCGAGCAGCTCTCTGACGTGGTCCCGCAGTCGCCGCCCGTGGACTTACCACCGCCTCCAACCCCTGCACCGGCCCTTCCTATAGATCTTG GCAATCAAGTTTCATACAAGAACCAACTTCAGATATATCTTCAGAAGCAAGCTAAATGTCTACCAACATATACCTATGTTTGTCATGCTCTTCAATTCAAAGCTACTGTTAAAGTTGATGAGCAAACTTTTGAGAGCACATCATATTGTCATACTGTTAAGGAAGCTGAACATTCTGCTGCAAAAGTTGCTTTGATGTCATTGTTTGGTGATCAGCAG gaTGATGGCATTATGTACAAGAATCTATTGCAGGAATTAGTACAAAAAGAAGGGTTGCCTATGCCAGAGTATAACACAACGAGATATGGTGAAAGTCATGTTCCTACTTTCTCTGCCACTGTTGAAATCAAAGGCAAATTATTTCAGGGAGATGCAGCGAAAACCAAGAGACAGGCAGAAACGAATGCTGCAAAGATCGCATATTCTTATCTTTACCAAA GTAGGTCAAGCAGATTTTCTTCCCATTTATCTTCAATATTGGAAGAGCATATGGAATCTGAACCTGCTGCTTCAACATTAGTGCCAATAATCAACACAAACTCTTCAAAGACAGGTTGTATTG ttgatggTGCAGAAGATGAACATGACCATGACCATGTACAGAagcaagaatctggaagtgaaatTAAAATTAGTGAAATCCTGCAAG ATGAGCATGATCCTGTGGAGAAGCAAGGGCATTTCAGTGCTAGTAAGAATGGAAAACAACCCCTACAAGATCTCCCTGAATCTGGCAGCTCAGCATCATCCTACAGTCCTGACTGCTCCACTCGTCATAACTTCACAATCGCACACAGTGAACTTCCCATGGCGGGAAGCAGTCGCTCAATGCTGTGCAATAGGGTCCAAGTTTATCCTCGCAAAGCTGACATGGTTTTGCCTGAAGGTGGAACCACTCTACCCTTCAGCGATGATAGCTGGGTCGCCGTCAGTTTGGACTTCTAA
- the LOC122052456 gene encoding double-stranded RNA-binding protein 1-like isoform X6, whose translation MHKSRLQELCQRRQWSLPEYATSHDGPAHNFRFSATVTVNGSSFHSPDLSRTCKEAQNKAALVAFEQLSDVVPQSPPVDLPPPPTPAPALPIDLGNQVSYKNQLQIYLQKQAKCLPTYTYVCHALQFKATVKVDEQTFESTSYCHTVKEAEHSAAKVALMSLFGDQQDDGIMYKNLLQELVQKEGLPMPEYNTTRYGESHVPTFSATVEIKGKLFQGDAAKTKRQAETNAAKIAYSYLYQSRSSRFSSHLSSILEEHMESEPAASTLVPIINTNSSKTGCIEDEHDHDHVQKQESGSEIKISEILQDEHDPVEKQGHFSASKNGKQPLQDLPESGSSASSYSPDCSTRHNFTIAHSELPMAGSSRSMLCNRVQVYPRKADMVLPEGGTTLPFSDDSWVAVSLDF comes from the exons ATGCACAAGAGCCGGCTCCAGGAGCTCTGCCAGCGCCGGCAATGGTCGCTTCCGGAGTACGCCACCTCACATGACGGCCCTGCCCACAATTTCCGCTTTAGCGCTACCGTCACCGTCAACGGCTCCTCGTTCCACTCCCCCGATCTCTCCCGGACCTGCAAGGAAGCTCAGAACAAGGCCGCGCTGGTCGCTTTCGAGCAGCTCTCTGACGTGGTCCCGCAGTCGCCGCCCGTGGACTTACCACCGCCTCCAACCCCTGCACCGGCCCTTCCTATAGATCTTG GCAATCAAGTTTCATACAAGAACCAACTTCAGATATATCTTCAGAAGCAAGCTAAATGTCTACCAACATATACCTATGTTTGTCATGCTCTTCAATTCAAAGCTACTGTTAAAGTTGATGAGCAAACTTTTGAGAGCACATCATATTGTCATACTGTTAAGGAAGCTGAACATTCTGCTGCAAAAGTTGCTTTGATGTCATTGTTTGGTGATCAGCAG gaTGATGGCATTATGTACAAGAATCTATTGCAGGAATTAGTACAAAAAGAAGGGTTGCCTATGCCAGAGTATAACACAACGAGATATGGTGAAAGTCATGTTCCTACTTTCTCTGCCACTGTTGAAATCAAAGGCAAATTATTTCAGGGAGATGCAGCGAAAACCAAGAGACAGGCAGAAACGAATGCTGCAAAGATCGCATATTCTTATCTTTACCAAA GTAGGTCAAGCAGATTTTCTTCCCATTTATCTTCAATATTGGAAGAGCATATGGAATCTGAACCTGCTGCTTCAACATTAGTGCCAATAATCAACACAAACTCTTCAAAGACAGGTTGTATTG AAGATGAACATGACCATGACCATGTACAGAagcaagaatctggaagtgaaatTAAAATTAGTGAAATCCTGCAAG ATGAGCATGATCCTGTGGAGAAGCAAGGGCATTTCAGTGCTAGTAAGAATGGAAAACAACCCCTACAAGATCTCCCTGAATCTGGCAGCTCAGCATCATCCTACAGTCCTGACTGCTCCACTCGTCATAACTTCACAATCGCACACAGTGAACTTCCCATGGCGGGAAGCAGTCGCTCAATGCTGTGCAATAGGGTCCAAGTTTATCCTCGCAAAGCTGACATGGTTTTGCCTGAAGGTGGAACCACTCTACCCTTCAGCGATGATAGCTGGGTCGCCGTCAGTTTGGACTTCTAA